A region of Myxococcus stipitatus DSM 14675 DNA encodes the following proteins:
- a CDS encoding STM4011 family radical SAM protein, with protein MKLTVLYRGPLSSCNYGCEYCPFGKWKHTEEELAKDRADLERFVSWVEARTGDTMSVFFTPWGEALIWPWYQQALARLTQLGHVDRVAVQTNLSCNLDWVKDCRAEKLGIWATYHPEWTKRHRFLAKCQTLSELGVRYSAGMVGFTRFAEEAEALRRELPEDAYLWINAVKDGQEEPYTSEDIARFTSVDPLFPVNNVRHPSLGRACRGGESVISVDGEGTARRCHFIDEAIGNIYAPDFDQALRPRACSKATCGCHIGYVHMDYLELDRVFGSGILERVPVNPLWRAGVTARAD; from the coding sequence ATGAAGCTCACCGTGCTCTATCGAGGCCCGCTCTCCAGCTGCAACTACGGTTGCGAGTACTGCCCTTTCGGGAAGTGGAAGCACACCGAGGAGGAGCTCGCGAAGGACCGCGCGGACCTGGAGCGGTTCGTGTCGTGGGTGGAGGCGCGGACGGGAGACACGATGTCCGTGTTCTTCACGCCGTGGGGCGAGGCGCTCATCTGGCCCTGGTATCAGCAGGCATTGGCGCGGCTGACGCAGCTGGGGCACGTGGATCGCGTGGCGGTGCAGACGAACCTGTCCTGCAACCTGGACTGGGTGAAGGACTGCCGCGCGGAGAAGCTGGGCATCTGGGCCACGTACCATCCGGAGTGGACGAAGCGGCATCGCTTCCTGGCGAAGTGCCAGACGTTGTCCGAGCTGGGCGTCCGCTACAGCGCGGGCATGGTGGGCTTCACGCGCTTCGCGGAGGAGGCGGAGGCGCTGCGCCGCGAGCTGCCCGAGGACGCGTACCTGTGGATCAACGCGGTGAAGGACGGACAGGAGGAGCCCTACACCTCGGAGGACATCGCGCGCTTCACCTCGGTGGACCCGCTGTTCCCCGTGAACAACGTGCGTCACCCCAGCCTGGGCCGCGCGTGCAGGGGCGGGGAGTCGGTCATCTCCGTGGACGGAGAGGGCACGGCGCGTCGCTGTCACTTCATCGATGAGGCCATCGGAAACATCTACGCGCCGGACTTCGACCAGGCGCTGCGCCCTCGGGCGTGCTCGAAGGCGACCTGTGGCTGTCACATCGGCTACGTGCACATGGACTACCTGGAGCTGGACCGCGTCTTCGGCTCCGGCATCCTGGAGCGCGTGCCCGTGAATCCTCTGTGGCGAGCGGGTGTCACCGCTCGCGCGGACTGA
- a CDS encoding trypsin-like peptidase domain-containing protein has protein sequence MRLLSWWVACLFSLAALAEPADRPGTQAVSRLKSRRASAVAFHVGRGYWVTVLHALDRTRGQSVLVQGRRQSVCETVAVEPRFDVAVVQCVGAPPADTISLEPATASAFNPVRLLTLGSDGDGARLHGAEVDTPRPLEGTRLGGCGVRRGALLTVATPYDGESGSPLVVLAEGVPRLMGVWSGRYQPPDPRGDCVQRTGRCEKRGLVVPSEVVERLTRPLLQSTSGRPRLPQGNLPAQTFFACGSGRIERGSLRQTTERGASPAAPPSAPRGQKQAVAAHLRFEELKRLINESQSGPLPLIVLIDASIQGRKNLETELNTRRPKLLQVAQGARSSIEGLATAEEQLLDQALLILQQNAPLRADVLREWSDPKKGTELGRIVERRSVPDLLALLQKLQPKKTPALSLCVLAAASAQLGWSSLGSAERAYWHCQVSVDRGHPQAVSWSKLLNTASSIDYPTTCSKPTMDPGAAWDALMANPKVRVGFWLALERYRILNLDLVLRSLLKQNAADPEAIHMDLLQDHAKRLKQLLQPEPASDAALALSALESFIPDSPLVARLDPSRTGSFLRKHWCSIPGAASNDPGLTEKFLEAFENTTRVACTRLEALQSIAASTGQQSGLTEACAISVDKLRL, from the coding sequence ATGCGCCTCCTGTCCTGGTGGGTCGCATGCCTGTTCTCGCTCGCCGCGTTGGCGGAGCCGGCGGACAGGCCAGGGACCCAAGCCGTGAGCCGGTTGAAATCGCGACGCGCGAGCGCGGTCGCATTCCACGTGGGCCGAGGCTACTGGGTGACGGTGCTCCATGCGCTCGATAGGACCCGAGGCCAGTCCGTGCTGGTCCAGGGGCGGCGCCAATCCGTGTGCGAGACCGTCGCGGTGGAGCCCCGGTTCGACGTGGCCGTCGTCCAATGTGTCGGAGCACCACCGGCCGATACCATCTCCCTGGAGCCCGCCACGGCCAGCGCCTTCAACCCCGTGAGGCTGCTCACGCTGGGGAGCGACGGTGACGGCGCGCGCCTCCACGGGGCCGAAGTCGACACACCCCGCCCGCTGGAGGGGACCCGCCTGGGAGGATGTGGCGTGCGTCGAGGCGCACTGCTCACGGTCGCCACGCCCTACGACGGCGAGTCGGGCTCCCCCTTGGTGGTCCTCGCGGAGGGGGTGCCCCGGTTGATGGGAGTCTGGTCGGGCCGCTATCAACCGCCGGACCCGCGGGGCGACTGCGTCCAGCGCACCGGTCGCTGCGAGAAGCGCGGACTCGTCGTCCCCTCGGAGGTCGTCGAGCGGCTGACGCGCCCGCTGCTCCAATCCACCTCGGGACGTCCCCGGCTGCCCCAGGGGAACCTCCCCGCGCAGACCTTCTTCGCCTGCGGCTCCGGCCGCATCGAGCGCGGCTCACTTCGCCAGACGACGGAGCGAGGAGCCAGCCCCGCGGCGCCACCGAGCGCACCTCGAGGCCAGAAGCAGGCCGTCGCGGCCCACCTTCGCTTCGAGGAACTCAAGCGGCTCATCAACGAGAGCCAGTCCGGCCCCCTGCCCCTCATCGTCCTCATCGACGCCTCCATCCAGGGTCGAAAGAACCTGGAGACCGAGCTCAACACCCGCCGGCCCAAGCTGCTGCAAGTGGCGCAGGGTGCACGCTCCTCCATCGAGGGCCTCGCCACGGCCGAGGAGCAGCTTCTCGACCAGGCCCTCCTGATACTCCAGCAGAACGCCCCCCTGCGCGCCGACGTCCTCCGCGAGTGGAGCGACCCCAAGAAGGGCACCGAGTTGGGCCGAATCGTCGAGCGACGCTCCGTCCCGGACCTCCTCGCGCTGCTCCAGAAGCTCCAGCCCAAGAAGACCCCGGCGCTGAGCTTGTGCGTCCTGGCGGCGGCCTCGGCGCAGCTCGGCTGGTCCTCGCTGGGCTCCGCGGAGCGCGCGTACTGGCATTGCCAGGTCTCCGTCGACAGGGGCCATCCGCAAGCGGTGAGCTGGAGCAAGCTCCTCAACACGGCCAGCAGCATCGACTACCCCACCACCTGCTCGAAGCCCACCATGGACCCCGGCGCGGCCTGGGACGCCCTCATGGCGAATCCCAAGGTCCGCGTCGGGTTCTGGCTGGCCTTGGAGCGCTATCGAATCCTCAACCTGGACCTCGTCCTCCGAAGCCTGCTCAAGCAGAACGCCGCGGACCCAGAGGCCATCCACATGGACCTCCTCCAGGACCACGCCAAGCGACTCAAGCAACTGCTCCAACCCGAGCCCGCCAGCGACGCGGCCCTCGCGTTGAGCGCGCTGGAGAGCTTCATCCCGGACAGCCCGCTCGTCGCGCGACTGGACCCGTCGCGAACGGGGAGCTTCCTGCGCAAGCACTGGTGCTCGATTCCCGGGGCCGCGAGCAATGACCCGGGCCTGACGGAGAAGTTCCTCGAGGCCTTCGAGAACACGACGCGGGTCGCGTGCACCCGGCTTGAAGCCCTTCAGTCCATCGCCGCGAGCACCGGCCAGCAGTCGGGGCTCACCGAGGCCTGCGCCATCTCCGTCGACAAGCTCCGCCTGTGA